The Nostoc sp. NIES-3756 DNA window TTTGCGTTATCTTTTGCCCAGTTATTGGGTAATGCTGTGCCATCTTCAGTAATCACCACATTACCAGCATTTAAAATGACGTTGTTTGAACCTGAAGGGGGTTGTGGTTCAGAAATATTTTTGTACTGAATTACGTACTCAATAATATTTCCAGGTGCGGGTTTCTTAGATGTTGTACTCAAAGTACCATCTGTACCTTGAACTACTGGCCCAGATCCCTGTAAAATCCGTGACTGTTTGATCAGTTGTAAGAAGCCAGTATAGACGCGATCAATAGTGATGTTATATGCTGCGTCATCAGCCAAACCGTTAGCATTGGTGTCAATGAAAGCTGTAACTGGTACAGGGAAACCACGTTCAAAACCAGGGTCGGTGGAAAGTGAAGTACCATCAGGTAAGTCAACGGTTACAGTGTAGTTAGCTGTACCGTTTGCTGCTACTCCATCAATTCGCACTGGGTTAGCAGCACTAGCACCACTACCACTTGTAAAGGTAAATTTCGTACCATCATATTCATAAGTGGCAGTAGTTGCACCATTGTTAGCAGATATAGTCACAACTGTACCGTTAGGCAAATCACCTGCATTAGTCAGTGGTGTAGGTAATAAAGAGATATTGTCGGGTTGAGTACCACCATTTCTAACGGTGTTAGTGAAATTCACTACATTTGGATCAAATATTGAACCTGGAGCAAGATTAGCAGGAACATTAGAAGACTTGTTGGTAAAGTCATCATTGTTGTTTGTTGGCCCTACTGCATCTGGTTGCCCATTTGGCCCATTCAGCACTGCGGCGATATTCAGCACAAAGACGTTGGCTTCACCACCTGGGTTTGCACCTGGGTTGTTAGTATCTCCAGTATTGTTCCCAGTAGTATCTGTTCCGGTGTTGTTTAGATCAGTTGGGTCAGTTTTTGGGTCAGTAATAAAACCATCAGGCACAATATCTGGTAACTTATCTGGCACACCATCCCCATTTTGGTCTGTTGTTGGTGGGGGTGTCATGTTACCCGGAGACCCATCAAAGTTACTGGGATTTGGATCACCCGACTCATCCAACACAGGAGCATTAGTCTCTGGCGTTCTCCCGAATACTTGAGCGATGTTGGCGATAGTTAGCGGTGCAGTCTGTCCAGTTTTAACTTTTAACTGAATAGTAAATTGAGTTAACTGTGCATCAGCAGCAGGGAGGTAAGTAGATGTATTGCCATCTATAGTAGCTTTCACAAAACCGATGCGGGTGACTGTAGATAAAGGAGTTGGTGCTGTCGTTGTCCAAGTAGCAGCATTAGCAGATGTGGTGACTGGAGTAGTAGAGTAAACGACAGTCCAACCAGTGGGAGCGGTTGGGGCTACTGATAATTCTGTGCCAAAAGGAATAGCATCAGAAACTAAGATATTTTTACCAGGGAGGCCAGGTATATCTATACCTGCTAGGGCTGAGGGAGTAATGCTTTTGCCTGTGTTATCTGTAGACCTAACTTGTAAACTCAAGTTGTAATTGATGGTATCACCTACAATGTCGTTGAGCGGATTGACATTGTTATAAATGCCACGAGTTTTGAGGATGGTAGCCAAAGAATAAAACTTCGGTTGAACAGTTATGGAGGCTGATGCACTGCCTTCTACTACACCGTTAGCGGGTAAACCGACAACTTCTCCTGGTACGGGACTAGGATCAGGGTTATCTGAAGTGTAAACATCCAGGGTGTCATTAATTTCTCCTCCAACCCGTGGGACGTTTGAGGCTGTATTTGGCGGAGTAGTTTGACCCAAAGTTACTGAAATGTTATCACCAGCTACTGCATTAGCATTTACTGTTACTCGCACTCGCACAGGAACAGTGCCATTTACTGGTACAGAATTGTCTGTAATTACTCCACCATTGGGAACTGGTTTCCAAGCATTAGCAATATTATCAAAATACTCCAAGCTACCATTAACTACTGTTCCCCCTGAGACAGTGACTGCACCAGGGATACGGAATTTAGTGGGGTCGTTACCTATGTTGGTGATAGTGAAGTTGTATTCTAGAGTGTCACCAACTTGAACTGTACCATTGAGGGTAAGGTCGTTAACAGTGCCAGCTTGTACTAAGATCCCAGCTACTTCTGCTACGGTGACAGTTACTTTGTTAGAAGTAGTACTTATTCTTCTAGGATCATTAGGATTATTAGGATCAGGCGGATTATTAGGATCTTCGTAAGTAGCAGTGGCTTGGTTGTCGATAGATGTACCAGCTGCTGTGGGTGGGGTTTGAGCCAAAGCTGGAATAGTAGATAGGAAAATACCGTTAGATAAAAATGTTGCTGTTAGTAAGGCACGGTAAAGTTTAGGCTTTTTAGCCTTGGTAATTTTATGACGAGATTTCATTTGGTGTAGTTGCTTAATAGGTACAGGGTGGTAAATTTCAGCAGAACAAATGCAATACACCCCTAAGTTTTTCGACTCTTATGTTGCACCTAATGATTAAAATCCTGGCGACAGGAATATTCATCCTTCAGATTCTGAGTTAGCTTGGTGTATTTAACCGAAACTTTCAGTCGTCCAGTCACATAAAAGATAAAATACACTTAAATTTTTAATCGCTAAGTAGTATCTTATTATACTAAAATAATTAGAGCAAAAGACTTAGAACTTTGGGAATACCGATTTGATTCAAATGGGGTGATATAGCCTGTTATAGATCAAACATATGTATTTTCAAGGATTTAATGGGTTATTTGTGATAGAGCGATCGCTTACTAATAGCAAACTTAATTCAACTGCATCAATAAGAAAAGGGTTAAAATACTAGTATTAAAATTACCTATAAAAATATTATCTAGAATATTTGCTTAAGTATATTTTCGATTAATTTGTCTTATTTGTATGAGAAATTCAATTTTATATAGTTAATTTCCACAGGTTAATTCAAAAGCAAAACTGGAAATTCCACTCTCTACTTAAACTTAAACCCGATAATTTTTGTCGGGTATGTTTGACTAGTATTTTTACCCGTGTTACTATCAAACGCAGTTGACGGACAAACAGGGAAAGCTAGTGTTATGACTCAGGCAATATCCAAACTCACCCAAGCAAGCAATGCCACATTATTAAAATCTTTGCAGTGTAAAGAGTGTGGCGCAGAATATGAACTTAAAGCCAGCCATGTGTGTGAGTTTTGCTTTGGGCCTTTGGAAGTCAAGTATGACTACGATGCTTTGCGTCAATCTGTTAGCCGTGAAAAAATTCAAGCTGGCCCCAACTCAATCTGGCGCTACCGTGCCTTCCTGCCCGTCGCAACTGACAATGTAATTGATGTGGGAACAGGTATGACTCCCCTGGTACGTTCCCATCGTCTCGCCCGTCGCCTGGGTCTAAACAAGCTTTACATTAAAAATGATGCGGTGAATATGCCCACCCTCAGCTTTAAGGATCGGGTGGTGTCCGTCGCCCTTTCTCGAGCTAGGGAGTTGGGATTCACTACAGTTTCTTGCGCTAGCACAGGTAACTTAGCTAATTCTACAGCTGCGATCGCCGCTCACGCCGGTTTAGATTGTTGCGTATTCATCCCCTCAGATTTGGAAGCCGGGAAAATATTAGGCAGCTTAATCTACAGTCCTACCCTCATGGCTGTAAAAGGCAACTACGACCAAGTAAACCGCCTGTGTTCGGAAGTAGCTAATACACATGGTTGGGGTTTTGTCAATATTAACTTGCGTCCTTACTACTCAGAAGGTTCCAAAACCTTGGGTTATGAAGTTGCCGAACAACTAGGTTGGGAACTACCAGATCATATAGTTGCACCTTTGGCTTCCGGTTCACTGTTCACCAAGATATATAAAGGCTTCCAAGAGTTTGTGGAAGTTGGTTTAGTGGAAGGGAAGTCAGTCCGCTTCAGTGGCGCACAAGCTGAAGGCTGTTCTCCCATCGCCGAAGCATTTAAGGAAGACAGAGACTTCATTAAACCAGTTAAACCCAATACAATTGCTAAATCAATTGCGATCGGCAACCCAGCAGATGGTGTTTATGCTGTTGAAATTGCCAAGAAAACAGGCGGTAATATTGAATCAGTAACTGATGCAGAAATTATCGAAGGCATCAAGCTACTTGCAGAAACAGAGGGCATCTTCACCGAAACAGCTGGTGGTACAACCGTCGCTGTACTGAAAAAATTGGTAGAAGCTGGCAAGATAGATCCAGATGAAACCACCGTAGTTTACATCACTGGCAACGGTTTGAAAACCCAAGAAGCAGTACAAGGCTATATTGGCGAACCTTTGACAATTGATGCCAAACTCGATAGTTTCGAGCGTGCATTAGAACGCTCTCGAACCCTTGATCGCCTAGAATGGCAACAAGTCCTAGTTTAGTCATTAGTCATTGGTCATTGGTGAGTCCAGTCCTGTAGGCGGGTTTCCCGCCGTAGGGAACTGGCGTTCGCCCTTGGCGTGCCGAAGGCATACCCGAAGGGTCATTATTAATCGACCAGTGACAACTGACAACTGACAACCGACCACTGACAAATAATTAATTAACTATGGCCGTAAAAGTTTTAGTTCCAACTGCTCTGCAAAATTTCACAAACAATCAAGCTGCTTTAGAATCTAGTGGTAACAATATTGCCGAACTTCTAGATTCTCTAGAGAAAACCTTTCCTGGTATTAAAGCACGGTTGTGCGATGATAAAGGACAGCCACGACGCTTTTTGAATTTGTACGTTAATAGCGAAGATATCCGCTTTTTAGACGGGACAAAGACACCTTTAAAAGATGGTGATGAAGTAAGTATTGTCCCTGCGGTTGCGGGTGGTTGATACCGCGAAGTTATCAAGCTCTTTCTTACTTTTTCCCCTAAATTATGGGGAGAAAGTTATAACTATACAATTAGTATATAGATTTACATATTAAAATTATTTTCTTATCGTAAAACTTACAGACAATAAATAGACGCTGCTACTCTCTCTGTTTTCTTTGTGTCTCTGTGGTTTAATTGATTATTAACTACAGAGGCATGGAGTCACAGAGAGTATATTTTTATATTGGCAAGAATTTTAGAAATAAAATGATAAATAATAACTTAGAACAGTTTGCCAGTGATAATTACTCCGGCATTTGTCCAGAAGCGATGGACTACATGATTAAAGCTAATCAAGGTAGTGCGCCAGCTTATGGAAATGATGAATGGACGCAAAAAGCCGCAGATTATTTTCGAGAGTTATTTGAAATTGATTGTGAGGTATTTTTCACCTTCAACGGTACAGCAGCTAATTCGTTATCTCTAGCTGCACTTTGTCAGTCATATCACAGCGTTATCTGTCATGAAACAGCACATATAGAAACTGATGAATGTGGCGCACCAGAGTTTGCTTCTAATGGTTCTAAGCTATTACTGGCGAAGGGAGAAAACGGTAAGTTAACACCTGAAGCTATAGAATCTGTGATTACTAAAAGGGCTGATATTCATTACCCTAAACCAAAGGTTATTAGTATTACTCAAGCAACGGAATTAGGAACTTTATATTCTATAGAAGAACTTTTAGATATTAAAGAAATTGCCCAAAAATATAAATTAAAAATTCACATGGACGGCGCACGTTTTGCTAATGCAGTTGCAGCCATGAATAAAACTCCGGCAGAAATTAGCTGGAAAAGTGGTGTAGATGTGTTGTGTTTCTGTGGTACTAAAAATGGGATGGCATTAGGGGAAGCAATTATTTTCTTTAATAAAGCTTTAGCAGAAGATTTTGATTATCGTTGCAAACAAGCTGGACAATTAGCATCGAAAATGCGCTTCATTTCTGCGCCGTGGTTGGGTTTGTTAGAAACTGGTGCATGGTTAAATAATGCCCGTCATGCTAATCAATGTGCTGCCTATTTGGAAAATGAATTGTTAAGTATAGATGGCGTGGAAATTATGTTTCCTCGTGAAGCTAATGCGGTTTTTGTGAAATTACCGGAGCAAGTGATTCAATATTTAAAAGATAAAAGTTGGCAGTTCTATACTTTTATTGGGGTGGGTGGTGTACGTTTTATGTGTTCTTGGCACACTACTAAAGAGAGAATTGATCAACTAGTTGCGGATGTTAAGACAGGTT harbors:
- the thrC gene encoding threonine synthase, whose translation is MTQAISKLTQASNATLLKSLQCKECGAEYELKASHVCEFCFGPLEVKYDYDALRQSVSREKIQAGPNSIWRYRAFLPVATDNVIDVGTGMTPLVRSHRLARRLGLNKLYIKNDAVNMPTLSFKDRVVSVALSRARELGFTTVSCASTGNLANSTAAIAAHAGLDCCVFIPSDLEAGKILGSLIYSPTLMAVKGNYDQVNRLCSEVANTHGWGFVNINLRPYYSEGSKTLGYEVAEQLGWELPDHIVAPLASGSLFTKIYKGFQEFVEVGLVEGKSVRFSGAQAEGCSPIAEAFKEDRDFIKPVKPNTIAKSIAIGNPADGVYAVEIAKKTGGNIESVTDAEIIEGIKLLAETEGIFTETAGGTTVAVLKKLVEAGKIDPDETTVVYITGNGLKTQEAVQGYIGEPLTIDAKLDSFERALERSRTLDRLEWQQVLV
- a CDS encoding threonine aldolase family protein, with amino-acid sequence MNNNLEQFASDNYSGICPEAMDYMIKANQGSAPAYGNDEWTQKAADYFRELFEIDCEVFFTFNGTAANSLSLAALCQSYHSVICHETAHIETDECGAPEFASNGSKLLLAKGENGKLTPEAIESVITKRADIHYPKPKVISITQATELGTLYSIEELLDIKEIAQKYKLKIHMDGARFANAVAAMNKTPAEISWKSGVDVLCFCGTKNGMALGEAIIFFNKALAEDFDYRCKQAGQLASKMRFISAPWLGLLETGAWLNNARHANQCAAYLENELLSIDGVEIMFPREANAVFVKLPEQVIQYLKDKSWQFYTFIGVGGVRFMCSWHTTKERIDQLVADVKTGFSRC
- a CDS encoding DUF7925 domain-containing protein gives rise to the protein MKSRHKITKAKKPKLYRALLTATFLSNGIFLSTIPALAQTPPTAAGTSIDNQATATYEDPNNPPDPNNPNDPRRISTTSNKVTVTVAEVAGILVQAGTVNDLTLNGTVQVGDTLEYNFTITNIGNDPTKFRIPGAVTVSGGTVVNGSLEYFDNIANAWKPVPNGGVITDNSVPVNGTVPVRVRVTVNANAVAGDNISVTLGQTTPPNTASNVPRVGGEINDTLDVYTSDNPDPSPVPGEVVGLPANGVVEGSASASITVQPKFYSLATILKTRGIYNNVNPLNDIVGDTINYNLSLQVRSTDNTGKSITPSALAGIDIPGLPGKNILVSDAIPFGTELSVAPTAPTGWTVVYSTTPVTTSANAATWTTTAPTPLSTVTRIGFVKATIDGNTSTYLPAADAQLTQFTIQLKVKTGQTAPLTIANIAQVFGRTPETNAPVLDESGDPNPSNFDGSPGNMTPPPTTDQNGDGVPDKLPDIVPDGFITDPKTDPTDLNNTGTDTTGNNTGDTNNPGANPGGEANVFVLNIAAVLNGPNGQPDAVGPTNNNDDFTNKSSNVPANLAPGSIFDPNVVNFTNTVRNGGTQPDNISLLPTPLTNAGDLPNGTVVTISANNGATTATYEYDGTKFTFTSGSGASAANPVRIDGVAANGTANYTVTVDLPDGTSLSTDPGFERGFPVPVTAFIDTNANGLADDAAYNITIDRVYTGFLQLIKQSRILQGSGPVVQGTDGTLSTTSKKPAPGNIIEYVIQYKNISEPQPPSGSNNVILNAGNVVITEDGTALPNNWAKDNANTNGIIDTSHVLGSAQGAGTIQYFSSDPATNLLGGEQSGGTSATATNDVTKYINTLTNPVAPGTTGTFIFQRKVN
- a CDS encoding MoaD/ThiS family protein, which produces MAVKVLVPTALQNFTNNQAALESSGNNIAELLDSLEKTFPGIKARLCDDKGQPRRFLNLYVNSEDIRFLDGTKTPLKDGDEVSIVPAVAGG